A region from the Triticum aestivum cultivar Chinese Spring chromosome 3D, IWGSC CS RefSeq v2.1, whole genome shotgun sequence genome encodes:
- the LOC123077567 gene encoding uncharacterized protein isoform X2: protein MPLMLHGSRPCISTQVSPFLLQLVLQPDMWLRSYCGEVKLAGLMVEASGFTGDMAECYSKKYTWLEMDYGRSDKETKEDFCCQSDKRGKAGDSDISMMKQQMMEIGVAVHSHPPMEMSPTMLPYMSLQSSPPSSCLEVLVTAIIVGTIGYLYIDGR from the exons ATGCCTCTGATGCTCCATGGTAGCCGGCCCTGCATCTCCACTCAG GTGTCACCCTTTCTGTTACAGTTGGTTTTGCAGCCTGATATGTGGTTAAGAAGCTATTGTGGAGAGGTGAAGTTAGCAGGGCTGATGGTGGAAGCTTCCGGGTTTACTGGAGATATGGCAGA GTGTTACTCAAAGAAATACACCTGGCTTGAAATGGACTATGGTAGAAGTGACAAGGAGACG AAGGAAGACTTTTGTTGTCAATCAGATAAAAGAGGCAAAGCTGGAGACTCCGATATTAGCATGATGAAGCAACAAATGATGGAAATAG GTGTTGCCGTTCACTCTCACCCTCCCATGGAGATGTCGCCGACAATGCTGCCATACATGTCCCTGCAATCGTCACCCCCATCCTCATGTCTAGAG GTGCTGGTAACTGCTATTATTGTTGGAACCATTGGCTATTTATACATAGATGGAAGGTAA
- the LOC123077567 gene encoding uncharacterized protein isoform X1: MPLMLHGSRPCISTQVSPFLLQLVLQPDMWLRSYCGEVKLAGLMVEASGFTGDMAECYSKKYTWLEMDYGRSDKETKEDFCCQSDKRGKAGDSDISMMKQQMMEIGVAVHSHPPMEMSPTMLPYMSLQSSPPSSCLEVAQTLDQSSLNLSMNLAVEMLLLGPNIFS; the protein is encoded by the exons ATGCCTCTGATGCTCCATGGTAGCCGGCCCTGCATCTCCACTCAG GTGTCACCCTTTCTGTTACAGTTGGTTTTGCAGCCTGATATGTGGTTAAGAAGCTATTGTGGAGAGGTGAAGTTAGCAGGGCTGATGGTGGAAGCTTCCGGGTTTACTGGAGATATGGCAGA GTGTTACTCAAAGAAATACACCTGGCTTGAAATGGACTATGGTAGAAGTGACAAGGAGACG AAGGAAGACTTTTGTTGTCAATCAGATAAAAGAGGCAAAGCTGGAGACTCCGATATTAGCATGATGAAGCAACAAATGATGGAAATAG GTGTTGCCGTTCACTCTCACCCTCCCATGGAGATGTCGCCGACAATGCTGCCATACATGTCCCTGCAATCGTCACCCCCATCCTCATGTCTAGAGGTAGCTCAAACGCTCGATCAGAGCTCATTAAATTTGAGCATGAACTTGGCTGTTGAAATGCTATTACTTGGTCCAAACATATTTTCATAG
- the LOC123077569 gene encoding protein gamma response 1: MEGKAVGFSAADCGADAAADDFKYITGMSTILVATIQEVKDRVSQMEFIFCSQIFPHFQAKSKLLHARLADSTATREAEDEWRQREAGLVSQLEELNRGKRRAEDRLLQLESSLEEMRGMLVNADLLAAEHDAEKKQLLGSLEEEMKKDEVIRRLEREIGVKDAEMSRVRGRLEEEMKKDEVIRRLQREIGEKDSEISRVRGRLEEEMKKDEVICRLEREIEEKAAAISRERGALEEEMKKDEVIRQLEREIGEKAAEISREREAHQRLLQQLELKDKDILLEQNKFNHATTQYKHLKSEHNYLLGKIAEMEGSKIDQNEGSRIDLNEGSKSPLNRKASGSPPSKRKLKDLQDTKNESIQVVSKTEDQKNSPSSRAKAQNATSARSVFSNSRLCLPPHATNPPHKNAASTSKTEASSSFTRPSLHWRETRVRKEPGVVDPHDDFLDTPLEAVKNLIRNPTTREEAQALAAPPPQDMDFNNSDDETQDINIVAQGLNNIPVPKQRSSISIHPPNKDFKYTEPVRKKADRANLKGVECKQCKKFYDAVLPDGRVNGDGTTSMRCEHHDGVSRHRYRYAPPLTPEGFWNIGFESEM; the protein is encoded by the exons ATGGAGGGCAAGGCGGTGGGCTTCTCGGCCGCCGATTGCGGCGCCGACGCGGCGGCGGACGATTTCAAGTACATCACCGGGATGAGCACCATCCTGGTGGCCACCATCCAGGAGGTGAAGGACCGGGTCTCCCAGATGGAGTTCATCTTCTGCAGCCAGATCTTCCCGCACTTCCAGGCCAAGTCCAAGCTCCTCCACGCGCGTCTGGCCGATTCCACTGCCACGAGGGAGGCCGAGGATGAGTGGCGGCAGAGGGAGGCCGGCCTGGTGAGCCAGCTGGAGGAGCTCAACCGCGGGAAGCGGCGCGCGGAGGACAGGCTGCTGCAGCTGGAGAGCTCTCTCGAGGAGATGCGAGGGATGCTCGTGAACGCCGACCTGTTGGCTGCGGAGCACGATGCTGAGAAGAAGCAGCTTCTGGGGAGTCTGGAGGAGGAGATGAAGAAAGATGAGGTGATTCGTCGGCTCGAAAGGGAGATCGGGGTGAAGGATGCTGAGATGTCAAGGGTGAGGGGGAGATTGGAGGAGGAAATGAAGAAAGACGAGGTGATTCGTCGGCTCCAAAGGGAGATTGGGGAGAAGGATTCTGAGATATCAAGGGTGAGGGGGAGATTGGAGGAGGAAATGAAGAAAGATGAGGTGATCTGCCGGCTCGAAAGGGAGATTGAGGAGAAGGCTGCTGCGATATCTAGGGAGAGGGGGGCATTGGAGGAGGAAATGAAGAAAGATGAGGTGATTCGTCAGCTCGAAAGAGAGATTGGGGAGAAGGCTGCTGAGATTTCAAGGGAGAGGGAGGCCCATCAGCGGCTGCTACAGCAGTTGGAGTTGAAGGATAAGGATATTCTTCTTGAGCAGAATAAATTCAATCACGCGACTACACAATACAAGCATCTCAAGTCTGAGCACAACTATCTTCTTGGAAAGATTGCGGAGATGGAAGGCTCCAAGATTGACCAGAATGAAGGCTCCAGGATTGACCTGAATGAAGGCTCCAAGTCCCCTTTGAATCGGAAGGCCTCTGGAAGTCCTCCAAGTAAGAGAAAGCTAAAAG ATTTGCAGGACACGAAAAATGAGAGCATTCAGGTAGTTTCTAAGACTGAAGACCAAAAGAATTCTCCTAGTTCACGTGCGAAGGCCCAAAATGCTACCTCTGCCAGGAGCGTGTTCAGTAACTCGCGCCTTTGTTTACCACCTCATGCAACTAACCCTCCGCACAAGAATGCTGCTAGCACTTCAAAGACAGAGGCATCATCTAGTTTCACCCGCCCAAGTCTACACTGGAGGGAAACTCGTGTGCGTAAGGAACCAGGTGTTGTTGATCCACATGATGATTTTCTTGATACTCCTCTGGAGGCTGTAAAAAATTTGATCAGGAACCCTACAACTAGAgaagaagcacaagctcttgctgCCCCTCCTCCCCAAGATATGGACTTCAATAACTCAGATGATGAGACTCAAGACATCAATATTGTCGCTCAGGGCCTCAACAACATACCAGTTCCCAAGCAGCGAAGCTCAATTTCAATCCATCCACCGAATAAAGATTTCAAATATACAGAACCTGTAAGAAAGAAAGCTGATCGGGCGAATCTGAAAGGTGTTGAATGCAAGCAGTGCAAGAAGTTCTATGACGCTGTGCTTCCTGATGGCCGTGTAAATGGTGATGGTACTACAAGTATGAGGTGCGAGCATCATGATGGTGTGTCTAGACATAGATACAGGTATGCCCCTCCATTGACACCCGAAGGGTTTTGGAACATTGGATTTGAATCAGAGATGTAG